The Dokdonella koreensis DS-123 genome has a segment encoding these proteins:
- a CDS encoding ArnT family glycosyltransferase, which yields MSAPPFPSDPRSRRDLLLFFLAAFVVLAAGMGLRDPWPADEPRFTLVAEQMVESGQWLITHRGSELYSDKPPLFMALQAAAFTVTGHWRIAFLLPSLLAALGTLFLVYDAGRRLWGARVGLYAAGALLVTFQFVYQAKRAQIDPTVTFFITLANYGLLRHFLLGPDWRAYWLGCFAAGLGVITKGVGILALLMFVPFLFARWRGWNGLSPIRGGGLHWLGGAVAFLLAVGLWIVPMLLAVHASDSPEHRAYMNDILFRQTAGRYTDSWDHHKPAWYYLGVIAASWLPLALALPGLVPKWRERLRARDARFLLPLAWIVLIVLFFTLPKGKRDVYIMPALPMFALVAGPFLEDLIRRPWLRWLAFALSLLLAGLFLGGGFAALGGGWARANALVVQRGLADGGVALWHLMIAIGAAALAAAVVFRVRRAVTGLVALLGVIWLLWGLWAYPVLNASTSASDVMRRTEQLVGDGELGLVAWKEQNLLLLDKPATDFGFLKPWHTQLGASIRWLEAAPDRRWVFVLGRAMGPCVDRARAIHVGNANRREWWLFRADAVTPACRGGQVPVIGEETEDSPNEE from the coding sequence ATGTCCGCGCCGCCGTTTCCTTCCGACCCCCGTTCGCGCCGCGATCTGCTGCTGTTCTTCCTGGCCGCCTTCGTCGTGCTGGCCGCGGGCATGGGCCTGCGTGATCCCTGGCCGGCCGACGAGCCGCGCTTCACGCTGGTCGCCGAGCAGATGGTCGAGAGCGGCCAATGGCTGATCACGCATCGCGGCAGCGAGCTGTACTCGGACAAGCCGCCATTGTTCATGGCCTTGCAGGCCGCGGCGTTCACCGTGACCGGGCACTGGCGCATCGCCTTCCTGCTGCCGTCCCTGCTGGCGGCGCTGGGTACGCTGTTCCTGGTCTACGACGCCGGGCGTCGCCTGTGGGGCGCACGCGTGGGCCTGTACGCCGCCGGCGCGCTGCTGGTGACGTTCCAGTTCGTCTACCAGGCCAAGCGCGCGCAGATCGACCCGACCGTGACGTTCTTCATCACCCTGGCCAACTACGGCCTGCTGCGGCATTTCCTGCTCGGCCCGGACTGGCGTGCCTACTGGCTCGGCTGCTTCGCGGCGGGCCTGGGCGTCATCACCAAGGGCGTGGGCATCCTTGCACTGCTGATGTTCGTGCCGTTCCTGTTCGCGCGCTGGCGCGGCTGGAACGGGTTGTCGCCGATCCGCGGCGGCGGGCTGCATTGGCTGGGCGGCGCCGTGGCCTTCCTGCTGGCGGTCGGACTGTGGATCGTGCCGATGCTGCTGGCGGTGCACGCCAGCGATTCGCCCGAGCATCGCGCCTACATGAACGACATCCTGTTCCGGCAGACCGCCGGGCGCTATACCGATTCCTGGGACCATCACAAGCCGGCCTGGTACTACCTCGGCGTGATCGCCGCGAGCTGGCTGCCGCTGGCGCTGGCGCTACCCGGCCTGGTGCCGAAATGGCGCGAGCGGCTGCGCGCGCGCGACGCCCGTTTCCTGCTGCCGCTGGCCTGGATCGTGCTGATCGTGCTGTTCTTCACGCTGCCCAAGGGCAAGCGTGACGTCTACATCATGCCGGCGCTGCCGATGTTCGCCCTGGTGGCGGGGCCGTTCCTCGAAGACCTGATCCGGCGTCCGTGGCTGCGCTGGCTCGCCTTCGCGCTCAGCCTGCTGCTGGCGGGCCTGTTCCTCGGCGGTGGCTTCGCGGCGCTGGGCGGCGGCTGGGCGCGCGCCAACGCGCTGGTCGTCCAGCGCGGGCTGGCCGATGGCGGCGTCGCACTCTGGCACCTGATGATCGCGATCGGCGCGGCGGCGCTGGCTGCGGCGGTGGTGTTCCGCGTGCGCCGCGCGGTGACCGGCCTGGTGGCCCTGCTGGGCGTGATCTGGCTGCTGTGGGGCCTGTGGGCCTATCCGGTGCTCAATGCCTCCACGTCCGCGTCGGACGTCATGCGCCGCACCGAGCAACTGGTGGGTGACGGCGAGCTCGGGCTGGTCGCCTGGAAGGAGCAGAACCTGCTGCTGCTCGACAAGCCGGCGACCGATTTCGGCTTCCTGAAGCCCTGGCACACGCAGCTCGGTGCGTCGATCCGCTGGCTCGAGGCCGCGCCCGACCGGCGCTGGGTGTTCGTGCTCGGCAGGGCGATGGGGCCGTGCGTCGACCGCGCGCGGGCGATCCACGTCGGCAACGCGAACCGCCGCGAGTGGTGGCTGTTCCGGGCCGATGCGGTGACACCGGCCTGCCGTGGCGGGCAGGTGCCGGTCATCGGCGAGGAGACCGAGGACTCGCCGAACGAGGAGTGA
- a CDS encoding CDP-glycerol glycerophosphotransferase family protein → MRRYLLFGTELYALPILHPIAAAAQAEGAEVAWFLDGSAAAQAAVPGQVRLPDAAAVRRWRPDAVFSASNWVPHFFPGAKVQVFHGFSVGKRSEARGHFRIRGWFDLYCTQGPATTQPFQALADRLGHFVVAETGWPKLDPLFAATAIGEDLRAAAAGRPVVMYASTFTERLSSASALLPEIARQVAAGDRYWLLTLHPKTAPDLVARYRALVGPHARFLEADALVPMLRAADVLVCDTSSVVPEFALQGKPVVTFRNNAVQPYMIDIAEPAALEPALRRAFAAEPALRAELDALAARIHPYRDGRSSQRVLAATEALLTGRLRPRARKPANLLRKLQMRLWLRYFGRAG, encoded by the coding sequence ATGCGCCGCTATCTGCTTTTCGGGACCGAACTCTACGCCTTGCCGATCCTGCATCCGATCGCGGCGGCCGCCCAGGCCGAAGGCGCCGAGGTGGCGTGGTTCCTCGACGGTTCGGCCGCCGCGCAGGCCGCCGTGCCGGGCCAGGTGCGATTGCCCGATGCAGCCGCCGTGCGCCGCTGGCGTCCGGACGCGGTGTTCTCGGCCAGCAACTGGGTGCCGCATTTCTTTCCGGGCGCGAAGGTGCAGGTCTTCCACGGTTTCAGCGTCGGCAAGCGCAGCGAGGCGCGCGGCCATTTCCGCATCCGCGGCTGGTTCGACCTGTACTGCACGCAGGGGCCGGCGACGACGCAGCCGTTCCAGGCGCTGGCCGACCGGCTCGGCCATTTCGTCGTCGCCGAGACCGGCTGGCCGAAACTCGACCCGCTGTTCGCCGCCACCGCGATCGGCGAGGACCTGCGTGCGGCCGCCGCGGGCCGGCCCGTCGTCATGTACGCCTCCACGTTCACCGAGCGGCTCAGTTCCGCGTCGGCCCTGTTGCCGGAGATCGCGCGCCAGGTCGCCGCCGGCGACCGCTACTGGCTGCTCACGCTGCATCCGAAGACCGCGCCGGACCTGGTCGCGCGCTACCGTGCGCTGGTTGGCCCCCATGCGCGGTTCCTGGAGGCGGATGCGCTGGTGCCGATGCTGCGTGCTGCCGACGTGCTGGTCTGCGATACCTCCTCGGTCGTCCCGGAGTTCGCGCTGCAGGGCAAGCCGGTGGTGACGTTCCGCAACAATGCGGTGCAGCCATACATGATCGACATCGCCGAGCCGGCGGCGCTGGAGCCGGCGCTGCGCCGTGCGTTCGCCGCGGAGCCGGCGCTGCGCGCCGAGCTCGATGCGCTGGCCGCGCGGATCCACCCGTACCGCGACGGCCGGTCCAGCCAGCGCGTGCTGGCCGCGACCGAGGCGCTGCTGACGGGACGGCTGCGGCCGCGCGCGCGCAAGCCCGCCAACCTGCTGCGCAAGCTGCAGATGCGCCTGTGGCTGCGCTACTTCGGCCGCGCCGGCTGA
- a CDS encoding sigma-54-dependent transcriptional regulator, whose product MANPHVLVVDDEPDIRATVKEILEDEGYSVSVAESAAAAREARRQQRPDVVLLDIWMPGVDGISLLREWGERGGLPGPVIMMSGHGTIETAVEATRLGAWDFVEKPISLAKLLLTIERALEAGRLRRENEGLKSRLPAPAEPIGSSVAMQSLRAQLDKLATHDTGVLIQGEAGTGKEMLARWLHERSARRSGPFVTVAPGSITSEHVAKALFGTEDGGSVEYGLIEQAKGGTLFLDEVAELDQELQQRLSSVLDRRAVLRCGGSEAIATDVRVIAATAQDLEALVREGRFREELYYQLKVVPLAVPPLRERAEDIPELLRYHADFFAARDKLPYRNFPVAAQNRLRHYAWPGNLRELRNLVQRLLILGSSPDVALDEVENALGSLGPTVPAPEAPRAERGDFGVDFSLPLREAREQFERAYLLHQLAAAGGSVGKLAKAVGMERTHLYRKLKDLGVDAKATARDEAS is encoded by the coding sequence GTGGCGAACCCCCATGTACTCGTGGTCGACGACGAGCCGGACATCCGGGCGACCGTAAAGGAAATCCTCGAGGACGAAGGCTATTCGGTCAGCGTCGCCGAATCGGCCGCCGCCGCGCGCGAAGCGCGCCGGCAGCAGCGGCCGGACGTGGTCCTCCTCGACATCTGGATGCCCGGGGTCGACGGCATCAGCCTGCTGCGCGAATGGGGCGAGCGCGGCGGCCTGCCCGGGCCGGTCATCATGATGAGCGGCCATGGCACGATCGAGACGGCGGTGGAAGCCACGCGCCTGGGCGCCTGGGACTTCGTCGAAAAGCCCATCTCGCTGGCCAAGCTGCTGCTGACGATCGAGCGTGCGCTCGAAGCCGGCCGCCTGCGCCGCGAGAACGAAGGACTGAAGAGCCGCCTGCCGGCACCGGCCGAGCCGATCGGTTCCAGCGTCGCGATGCAGTCGCTGCGCGCCCAGCTCGACAAGCTGGCGACCCACGACACCGGCGTGCTGATCCAGGGCGAGGCCGGCACCGGCAAGGAGATGCTGGCCCGCTGGCTGCACGAGCGCAGCGCGCGCCGCAGCGGTCCGTTCGTCACCGTCGCGCCCGGCTCGATCACCAGCGAGCACGTCGCCAAGGCCTTGTTCGGCACCGAGGACGGCGGCAGCGTCGAGTACGGCCTGATCGAGCAGGCCAAGGGCGGCACGCTGTTCCTCGACGAGGTCGCCGAGCTCGACCAGGAGCTGCAGCAGCGGCTTTCGAGCGTGCTCGATCGCCGCGCGGTGCTGCGCTGCGGCGGCAGCGAGGCGATCGCGACCGACGTGCGCGTGATCGCCGCCACCGCGCAGGACCTGGAAGCCCTGGTCCGCGAGGGGCGTTTTCGCGAGGAGCTCTACTACCAGCTCAAGGTCGTCCCGCTTGCGGTGCCGCCGCTGCGCGAGCGGGCCGAGGACATCCCCGAGCTGCTGCGCTACCACGCCGACTTCTTCGCCGCCCGCGACAAGCTGCCGTACCGCAACTTCCCGGTGGCGGCGCAGAACCGGCTGCGCCACTACGCCTGGCCGGGCAACCTGCGCGAGCTGCGCAACCTGGTGCAGCGGCTGCTGATCCTCGGCAGCTCGCCCGACGTCGCGCTCGACGAGGTCGAGAACGCGCTCGGCAGCCTCGGCCCCACCGTGCCGGCGCCCGAAGCCCCCCGCGCCGAGCGCGGCGATTTCGGGGTGGATTTCTCGCTGCCGCTGCGCGAGGCGCGCGAGCAGTTCGAGCGCGCCTACCTCCTGCACCAGCTCGCCGCGGCCGGCGGCAGTGTCGGCAAGCTGGCCAAGGCGGTAGGCATGGAGCGCACGCACCTGTACCGCAAGCTCAAGGACCTGGGCGTCGATGCCAAGGCCACCGCGCGCGACGAGGCGTCCTAG
- a CDS encoding 3-hydroxybutyrate dehydrogenase, with product MSLSGKVAYITGAASGLGKRIAEVYAANGAAVAIADLNLEGAQAAAAELAATGAKAIGVKVDVTSEAEVEASVAETIKAFGKVDILVSNAGIQIVKPVQDFTYEEWRRMIAIHLDGAFLTTRACLKDMYARGQGGAIIYMGSAHSKTASKLKAPYVAAKHALLGLARTVAKEGGPAKVRANVICPGFVRTPLVEKQIPEQAKELGISEDEVIKKVMLSETVDTEFTTVDDVAAVALFLAAFETNALTGQSLLVSHGWVME from the coding sequence ATGTCACTTTCCGGAAAAGTCGCCTACATCACCGGCGCCGCCAGCGGCCTCGGCAAGCGGATCGCCGAGGTCTACGCCGCCAACGGTGCGGCCGTGGCGATCGCCGACCTCAACCTCGAAGGCGCGCAGGCCGCCGCCGCCGAACTGGCCGCCACCGGCGCGAAGGCGATCGGCGTCAAGGTGGACGTGACCAGCGAGGCCGAGGTCGAGGCCAGCGTCGCCGAAACGATCAAGGCCTTCGGCAAGGTCGACATCCTCGTCTCCAATGCCGGCATCCAGATCGTCAAGCCGGTGCAGGACTTCACCTACGAGGAATGGCGGCGGATGATCGCGATCCACCTCGACGGCGCGTTCCTGACCACGCGTGCCTGCCTCAAGGACATGTACGCGCGCGGCCAGGGCGGCGCGATCATCTACATGGGCTCGGCCCATTCCAAGACCGCGTCCAAGCTCAAGGCGCCGTACGTGGCGGCCAAGCACGCGCTGCTCGGCCTGGCACGCACGGTGGCCAAGGAAGGCGGCCCGGCCAAGGTCCGCGCCAACGTGATCTGCCCCGGCTTCGTGCGTACGCCGCTGGTCGAGAAGCAGATTCCCGAGCAGGCCAAGGAACTGGGCATCAGCGAGGATGAGGTCATCAAGAAGGTCATGCTCAGCGAGACCGTCGACACCGAGTTCACCACGGTCGACGACGTCGCCGCGGTGGCGCTGTTCCTGGCCGCGTTCGAGACCAATGCCCTCACCGGCCAGAGCCTGCTGGTCAGCCACGGCTGGGTGATGGAATGA
- a CDS encoding patatin-like phospholipase family protein — translation MNTPGRRSRPRRRAEAAAPAPSLRAGATPAEIAAGCYEKIALVLQGGGALGGYQAGVYEALHGAGLRPDWFAGVSIGAINAAILAGNEEGVRVERLRTFWDTISRPAGPFGGSLPWLNQLVEALPLGAGTAGTPFGTAFDEARLAWLGAASAVGALLQGQQGFFQSRTLSPFLFRDGSAAATSFYDVAPLKQTLERLVDFDRINSGATRLSVGAVNVRTGNVVYFDSRQTVLRAEHIMASGALPPAFPAVEIDGEHYWDGGVVSNTPLQYVLSDLPRADTLALQVDLWSASGTLPQTVFDVLERQKDIQYSSRTRLGTDTMARLQKLRAALRELIDRAGADALPAATMEHLQPWICDRVYNIIHLIYRAKPHEEQYKDYAFGPIAMRDHWQSGFDDMCRTLAHAEYFVPPSREQTVVTHDVHRDEFVPRRRR, via the coding sequence ATGAACACGCCGGGCCGGCGTAGCCGGCCGCGCCGGCGCGCGGAGGCCGCGGCACCGGCGCCGTCGCTGCGGGCCGGCGCCACGCCGGCCGAGATCGCGGCCGGTTGCTACGAGAAGATCGCCCTCGTGCTGCAGGGCGGCGGCGCGCTCGGCGGCTACCAGGCCGGCGTCTACGAGGCCCTGCACGGGGCGGGCCTGCGGCCGGACTGGTTCGCCGGCGTGTCGATCGGCGCGATCAACGCCGCGATCCTGGCCGGCAACGAGGAAGGGGTGCGCGTCGAGCGGCTGCGCACGTTCTGGGACACGATCAGCCGGCCGGCCGGTCCGTTCGGCGGCTCGCTGCCGTGGTTGAACCAGCTGGTCGAGGCGCTGCCGCTGGGCGCCGGCACTGCCGGCACGCCGTTCGGCACCGCGTTCGACGAGGCCCGCCTGGCCTGGCTCGGTGCCGCCAGCGCGGTCGGTGCGCTGCTGCAGGGCCAGCAGGGCTTCTTCCAGTCGCGCACGCTGTCGCCGTTCCTGTTCCGCGACGGCAGCGCGGCGGCGACCAGCTTCTACGACGTCGCGCCGCTGAAGCAGACGCTCGAACGCCTGGTCGACTTCGATCGCATCAACAGCGGTGCGACGCGGTTGAGCGTCGGCGCGGTCAACGTGCGCACCGGCAACGTCGTCTACTTCGACTCGCGCCAGACCGTCCTGCGCGCCGAGCACATCATGGCGTCCGGCGCGCTGCCGCCGGCATTCCCGGCGGTCGAGATCGACGGTGAGCACTACTGGGACGGCGGTGTGGTGTCCAATACGCCGCTGCAGTACGTGCTGTCGGACCTGCCGCGCGCGGACACCCTGGCCCTGCAGGTGGACCTGTGGAGCGCCAGCGGCACCCTGCCGCAGACGGTGTTCGACGTGCTCGAGCGCCAGAAGGACATCCAGTACTCGAGCCGCACGCGCCTGGGCACCGACACCATGGCGCGGTTGCAGAAGCTGCGCGCTGCGCTGCGCGAGCTGATCGACCGTGCCGGGGCCGATGCGCTGCCGGCGGCGACGATGGAGCACCTGCAGCCGTGGATCTGCGATCGGGTCTACAACATCATCCACCTGATCTATCGCGCCAAGCCGCACGAAGAGCAATACAAGGACTACGCGTTCGGGCCGATCGCGATGCGCGACCACTGGCAGAGCGGCTTCGACGACATGTGCCGCACGCTGGCCCATGCGGAGTACTTCGTGCCGCCGTCGCGCGAGCAGACCGTCGTGACGCACGACGTGCATCGCGACGAGTTCGTGCCGCGGAGAAGGCGATGA
- a CDS encoding tetratricopeptide repeat protein, with the protein MIETLRAQIGGPRDGALLRYSLGNALLAAGDAAAAAEALRAALAFDPRYSAAWKLLGRALEQTGDRPGAIAAWREGIVVAEARGDVQAGKEMAVFLRRLEKRGG; encoded by the coding sequence ATGATCGAGACGCTGCGCGCGCAGATCGGCGGTCCGCGCGACGGTGCGCTGCTGCGCTACTCGCTCGGCAACGCGCTGCTGGCGGCCGGTGACGCAGCGGCCGCGGCCGAGGCGCTGCGCGCCGCGCTGGCGTTCGACCCGCGCTATTCGGCGGCCTGGAAACTGCTCGGCCGTGCGCTGGAGCAGACTGGCGACCGGCCGGGCGCGATCGCGGCCTGGCGTGAGGGCATCGTGGTCGCCGAGGCGCGCGGCGACGTGCAGGCCGGCAAGGAGATGGCGGTGTTCCTGCGCCGGCTCGAGAAGCGCGGCGGCTGA
- a CDS encoding ABC transporter permease: MRLLHGPRGQHPSGWRLAAGAIAALVLVPVLALVVAALGGDSGVWPHLLAHVLPPTLLDTTILLLGVGALVIALGTGSAWLVTAYDFRGRGVLDWALLLPLAVPTYIVAYAYMDLLHPIGPVQTLLRELLGRSGPQDLRLPEIRSLGGCVLLLGFVLYPYVYLTTRALFLMQSASLIEAARTLGTGRGGVFVRVALPLARPAIAVGASLALMETINDVGASEFLGARTLTISIYSTWINRSDLAGAAQIALAMLVLVAALLALERAGRRRQRYATAAQRARRMEPRRLHGPAAWSALVLGSVPVLVGFVAPSAYLVAETIKRVRFAGFPAGLLRIAFDTVLLAGTATLVTVLLGLVVAYAARIAPGAWSRAFERVAGLGYALPGTVLAIGLLFPLGLLDGLLADLGERWFGLGGGLLLLGSGAALVYAYSARFLAVASGGIAAGLTRVAPVLDQAARTLGSTGGGVLRRVHLPLIRPALAAAALLVFVDCMKELPATLLLRPLNVETLATRLYAEAARGTYEEGAIAALIIVVVGLVPVVLLARVGRSVAQ, encoded by the coding sequence ATGCGCCTTCTGCACGGACCGCGAGGCCAGCACCCTTCCGGCTGGCGGCTGGCCGCCGGGGCGATCGCCGCCCTGGTGCTGGTCCCGGTCCTGGCCCTGGTGGTCGCCGCGCTCGGCGGCGACAGCGGCGTGTGGCCGCACCTGCTGGCGCACGTGCTGCCGCCGACCCTGCTCGACACGACCATCCTGCTGCTCGGCGTCGGCGCGCTGGTCATCGCGCTCGGCACCGGCAGCGCCTGGCTGGTGACCGCCTACGACTTCCGCGGCCGCGGCGTGCTGGACTGGGCGCTGCTGCTGCCGCTGGCAGTGCCGACCTACATCGTCGCCTACGCCTACATGGACCTGCTGCACCCGATCGGGCCGGTCCAGACCCTGCTGCGCGAGCTGCTCGGCCGGTCCGGTCCGCAGGACCTGCGGCTGCCGGAGATCCGTTCGCTCGGCGGCTGCGTGCTGCTGCTGGGCTTCGTGCTGTATCCGTATGTCTACCTGACCACCCGCGCGCTGTTCCTGATGCAGTCGGCCAGCCTGATCGAAGCGGCCCGCACGCTCGGGACCGGCCGCGGCGGCGTCTTCGTGCGCGTCGCGCTGCCGCTGGCGCGGCCGGCGATCGCGGTCGGGGCCAGCCTGGCGCTGATGGAGACGATCAACGACGTCGGCGCATCGGAGTTCCTCGGCGCACGCACGCTGACGATCTCGATCTACTCGACCTGGATCAACCGCTCGGACCTGGCCGGCGCGGCGCAGATCGCCCTGGCGATGCTCGTGCTGGTGGCGGCCCTGCTGGCGCTGGAGCGTGCCGGACGGCGGCGCCAGCGCTATGCCACCGCCGCCCAGCGCGCGCGGCGGATGGAACCGCGACGCCTGCACGGACCGGCCGCCTGGAGCGCGCTCGTGCTGGGAAGCGTGCCGGTGCTGGTCGGCTTCGTCGCGCCGAGCGCCTATCTGGTCGCCGAGACGATCAAGCGCGTGCGCTTCGCCGGTTTTCCCGCCGGCCTGCTGCGCATCGCCTTCGACACGGTGCTGCTGGCCGGTACCGCCACCCTCGTCACCGTCCTGCTCGGGCTGGTGGTGGCCTACGCGGCGCGCATCGCGCCGGGCGCCTGGTCGCGCGCGTTCGAGCGCGTGGCCGGCCTCGGCTATGCGCTGCCGGGCACGGTGCTGGCGATCGGCCTGCTGTTTCCGCTGGGCCTGCTCGACGGCCTGCTCGCCGACCTCGGCGAGCGCTGGTTCGGCCTCGGCGGCGGCCTCCTGCTGCTCGGGTCCGGTGCCGCGCTGGTCTATGCCTACAGCGCGCGCTTCCTCGCCGTCGCCAGCGGCGGCATCGCCGCCGGGCTGACCCGGGTCGCGCCGGTACTGGACCAGGCGGCCCGCACGCTCGGCAGTACCGGCGGCGGCGTGCTGCGGCGGGTGCACCTGCCGCTGATCCGCCCGGCGCTGGCCGCGGCGGCGCTGCTGGTCTTCGTCGACTGCATGAAGGAACTGCCGGCGACGCTGCTGCTGCGGCCGCTGAACGTCGAGACCCTGGCGACCCGGCTCTATGCCGAGGCCGCACGCGGCACCTACGAGGAAGGCGCGATCGCCGCTCTGATCATCGTCGTGGTCGGCCTGGTGCCGGTCGTGCTGCTGGCCCGGGTCGGGCGCAGCGTCGCACAGTGA
- a CDS encoding extracellular solute-binding protein, which translates to MTIPAPLRRRASRFAVALAALLAVPALAAGEVNLYTTREPGLIQPLLDAFTADSGIKVNTVFVKDGLAERVAAEGRRSPADVLMTVDFGNLIDLVDKDLVQPVRSEALAAAIPAQLRDPEGRWFALSVRARVLYASKDRTSLSRFTYEELADPAWKGKICIRSGLHPYNTALIAAYIAHHGEAAAETWLKGVKANLARKPGGGDREVARDILGQLCDIGVANSYYVGRMRSGKGGPEQQKWGDAINVVLPTFKDGGTQVNVSGASVARHAPNREAAVKLLDYLVSEAAQTIYATIDFEYPVRPGIAADPIIAGFGTLAPDPLPLTEIARHRKAASLLAEKIGFDN; encoded by the coding sequence ATGACGATCCCCGCCCCGCTGCGCCGCCGCGCTTCCCGTTTCGCCGTCGCCCTCGCCGCCCTGCTCGCCGTGCCGGCCCTTGCCGCCGGCGAGGTCAATCTCTACACGACCCGCGAGCCGGGACTGATCCAGCCGCTGCTCGACGCCTTCACCGCCGACAGCGGTATCAAGGTCAACACCGTCTTCGTCAAGGACGGCCTGGCCGAACGCGTCGCCGCCGAGGGCCGCCGGTCCCCGGCCGACGTCCTGATGACCGTCGACTTCGGCAACCTGATCGACCTGGTCGACAAGGACCTGGTGCAGCCGGTGCGGTCCGAAGCACTCGCGGCGGCGATCCCGGCGCAGCTGCGCGACCCTGAGGGCCGCTGGTTCGCGCTGTCGGTGCGCGCCCGCGTGCTGTACGCCTCCAAGGACCGCACCTCGCTGAGCCGCTTCACCTACGAGGAGCTGGCCGATCCGGCCTGGAAAGGCAAGATCTGCATCCGTTCGGGCCTGCACCCGTACAACACGGCACTGATCGCGGCCTACATCGCCCACCACGGCGAGGCGGCCGCCGAGACCTGGCTCAAGGGCGTCAAGGCGAACCTGGCGCGCAAGCCCGGCGGCGGCGATCGCGAGGTCGCGCGCGACATCCTCGGGCAGCTGTGCGACATCGGCGTCGCCAACTCCTACTACGTCGGCCGCATGCGCAGCGGCAAGGGCGGCCCCGAACAGCAGAAGTGGGGCGATGCGATCAACGTGGTGCTGCCGACGTTCAAGGACGGCGGCACCCAGGTCAACGTCTCCGGCGCCTCGGTTGCCCGGCACGCGCCGAACCGCGAGGCGGCGGTGAAGCTGCTCGACTACCTGGTGTCGGAAGCAGCCCAGACCATCTACGCGACGATCGACTTCGAGTATCCGGTGCGCCCGGGCATCGCGGCCGACCCGATCATCGCCGGTTTCGGCACCCTCGCTCCGGACCCGCTGCCGCTGACCGAGATCGCCCGCCACCGCAAGGCGGCCAGCCTGCTGGCCGAGAAGATCGGCTTCGACAACTGA
- a CDS encoding ABC transporter ATP-binding protein: MRTIQADERPSAAASDRHIARPAGPSAAALSVEALRQVYGTQVALDGVSWQAEPGQAVCLLGHSGCGKTTLLRLVAGIEAPTAGRVLLDGEELSGPQRQVAPERRGIGLVFQDYALFPHLSVLANVMFGLRGGSPATRRAVALAALDRVGMQRHADGFPHTLSGGEQQRVALARALAPQPRVLLMDEPFSNLDRRLRDQVRDDTMDLLREAGTTTVIVTHDPEEALRIADRIVLLRQGRVEQTGAPEALYRHPASLFAARFFCDLNEIPGVCRAGQVETPLGRHAAPGLADGTAVRVCLRPQDIRLTAGAAAATGRLVDRVFLGEAEQLRVAVDGLAMPLRLRRPAAADLPPPGTAVGLAIAGDRVLVYPDAAAAPSPFPR, from the coding sequence ATGCGCACCATCCAGGCCGACGAACGACCGTCAGCGGCCGCCTCGGACCGTCACATCGCCCGCCCCGCCGGCCCATCCGCCGCCGCGCTGTCGGTCGAGGCACTGCGCCAGGTGTACGGCACGCAGGTCGCCCTCGACGGCGTCTCCTGGCAGGCCGAGCCGGGCCAGGCCGTCTGCCTGCTCGGCCACTCCGGCTGCGGCAAGACGACACTGCTACGCCTGGTCGCCGGCATCGAGGCGCCGACCGCCGGGCGCGTGCTGCTCGACGGCGAGGAACTGAGCGGCCCCCAGCGCCAGGTCGCGCCGGAACGGCGCGGCATCGGCCTGGTGTTCCAGGACTACGCGCTGTTCCCGCACCTGAGCGTCCTGGCCAATGTGATGTTCGGCCTGCGCGGCGGCAGCCCGGCGACGCGGCGCGCCGTGGCACTCGCAGCGCTGGACCGGGTCGGCATGCAGCGGCATGCCGACGGCTTCCCGCATACCCTCTCCGGCGGCGAGCAGCAGCGTGTCGCGCTGGCCCGGGCGCTGGCGCCGCAACCGCGTGTCCTGCTGATGGACGAGCCGTTCTCGAATCTCGACCGGCGCCTGCGCGACCAGGTGCGCGACGACACGATGGATCTGCTGCGCGAGGCCGGGACCACCACGGTGATCGTGACCCACGACCCGGAAGAGGCCCTGCGCATCGCCGATCGCATCGTCCTGCTGCGGCAGGGCCGCGTCGAGCAGACCGGGGCACCCGAGGCGCTGTACCGGCACCCCGCCTCGCTGTTCGCGGCACGCTTCTTCTGCGACCTCAACGAGATCCCCGGCGTCTGCCGCGCCGGCCAGGTGGAAACCCCGCTCGGCCGCCATGCCGCGCCGGGCCTGGCCGACGGCACGGCCGTGCGCGTCTGCCTGCGGCCGCAGGACATCCGCCTCACCGCCGGAGCCGCGGCCGCCACCGGCCGGCTGGTCGACCGCGTGTTCCTCGGCGAGGCCGAGCAGCTGCGCGTCGCGGTGGACGGCCTGGCGATGCCGCTGCGGCTGCGGCGGCCCGCGGCCGCCGACCTGCCGCCCCCCGGAACCGCGGTGGGCCTGGCAATCGCCGGGGACCGGGTCCTGGTCTATCCGGACGCGGCGGCCGCGCCCTCTCCTTTCCCACGATGA